The following are encoded together in the Thalassomonas haliotis genome:
- a CDS encoding multidrug effflux MFS transporter codes for MTTRNSLPLLMLMVIFSPLAIDIFLPALPVMAQDFAAPMSQVQWSISAFLLTMGLGQLLSGPLADRFGRKPVALTGVVIYGLSSLLCVFAASLEAFLFFRLAQGFGACAIVVAAFACVRDKYNPIQSGVIYSYLNGAICCIPALAPILGSILTERFGWRSNFEVMALYAAVAGVIMFFTLSETRPASTVQPKKLLSLKSFMPIVKHPVFLFNATIVMLMMSIMLAFVSSSPAWLMIELKQSQHSFVFWFSLNAALNIAACFFAPKVLTRLGARHTIGLGMGILVASGILMLALQQWHHAAAFMLPIMICSTGVSLLAGTCSGQALSPFGDNAGSASALLGFLQMSGAAVLVALLQLLPLNAPQQMALLILAILPIYALWQLPKMKSTLYQLPAANV; via the coding sequence ATGACAACACGCAATTCCCTGCCACTGCTTATGCTGATGGTAATTTTTAGCCCGCTGGCTATCGATATATTCTTACCGGCCTTACCGGTAATGGCACAAGACTTTGCTGCGCCTATGTCGCAGGTACAGTGGAGTATCAGCGCATTTCTGTTAACCATGGGTCTTGGTCAACTGCTTAGCGGCCCACTGGCGGACCGCTTTGGCCGCAAGCCGGTGGCACTCACCGGGGTAGTCATTTACGGCCTGTCTTCATTGCTGTGTGTTTTTGCCGCCAGCCTGGAAGCTTTTTTGTTTTTCCGCCTGGCCCAGGGCTTTGGCGCCTGCGCCATCGTGGTAGCCGCTTTTGCCTGTGTGCGCGACAAATATAACCCGATACAAAGCGGCGTGATCTACAGTTACCTTAATGGCGCCATTTGCTGTATTCCCGCGCTGGCGCCGATACTTGGCAGCATACTGACGGAACGCTTTGGCTGGCGCAGCAACTTTGAAGTGATGGCGCTTTATGCCGCGGTTGCCGGAGTGATTATGTTCTTTACCCTATCGGAAACCCGCCCCGCCAGCACAGTGCAGCCTAAAAAACTGCTCAGCCTGAAAAGCTTTATGCCGATCGTCAAACACCCGGTATTTTTATTTAATGCCACCATAGTGATGCTGATGATGTCGATCATGCTGGCCTTTGTCAGCAGCTCTCCCGCCTGGCTGATGATAGAGCTAAAACAAAGCCAGCATAGCTTTGTCTTTTGGTTCAGCCTCAATGCCGCACTTAACATTGCGGCCTGTTTCTTTGCCCCTAAAGTGCTGACCAGGCTGGGCGCCAGACACACTATCGGCTTAGGCATGGGCATATTAGTGGCTTCCGGAATTTTAATGCTGGCTTTACAGCAGTGGCATCATGCGGCCGCCTTTATGTTACCTATTATGATTTGCTCCACCGGGGTGTCTTTACTGGCAGGTACCTGTTCAGGCCAGGCGCTGTCGCCTTTTGGTGATAATGCCGGTTCGGCTTCGGCACTGCTGGGTTTTCTGCAAATGAGCGGGGCTGCTGTTTTGGTGGCGTTATTACAGTTATTGCCGTTAAACGCACCACAGCAAATGGCGCTGTTGATATTGGCGATTTTACCTATTTACGCCTTATGGCAGTTGCCAAAAATGAAAAGCACCTTATATCAGCTGCCGGCAGCCAACGTTTAG
- a CDS encoding DUF1566 domain-containing protein, with protein MTAVFGYNSLSPGERPSAQAAQDSVRWQKLTAQGQALAPWAGPWSCVLDKKSGLIWEVKTDNESIHDGYWSYSWFDGRAGQANRGDCYFESERCDTLDLIRRANRERQCGVANWRLPTAAELQSLLYLQGKPGDALIDKGFFPQTKHGDYWSGESQQALTSSFRHLGYGALAVNFGTGETTALPYRNAAFVRLVGQLQ; from the coding sequence GTGACGGCCGTATTTGGCTATAACAGCTTATCTCCGGGAGAAAGGCCAAGTGCGCAGGCTGCACAGGATTCGGTGCGCTGGCAAAAGTTAACGGCTCAAGGACAGGCCTTGGCGCCGTGGGCGGGACCCTGGTCCTGCGTACTGGATAAAAAAAGCGGCCTGATTTGGGAAGTCAAAACCGATAATGAGTCTATTCATGACGGTTACTGGAGCTATTCCTGGTTTGACGGCCGCGCCGGGCAGGCCAACAGGGGAGATTGTTATTTTGAAAGTGAGCGCTGCGATACCCTGGATTTGATCCGGCGCGCCAACCGGGAACGCCAGTGCGGTGTTGCTAATTGGCGTCTGCCCACGGCAGCTGAGTTGCAGAGCCTGCTTTATTTGCAGGGAAAGCCGGGTGATGCTTTGATAGATAAAGGCTTTTTTCCCCAAACCAAACACGGCGATTATTGGAGTGGCGAGTCGCAGCAGGCCTTGACTTCAAGCTTTCGCCATTTGGGCTACGGCGCATTGGCGGTGAACTTCGGCACCGGCGAGACGACAGCCTTGCCTTACCGCAATGCGGCGTTTGTGCGACTGGTCGGCCAGTTGCAATAA
- a CDS encoding DMT family transporter yields MSVASLIRLITLAAIWGGSFLFMRIAANPLGPAVLIEARVFFAAITLLVIALYLGKKLSFVAHSKHFFILGFFNSALPFLLFAYSAQVLNVSSLAVLNSTAPIWGAIIAAIRTKTALTKKVTVGLALGVVGVAILVGLDVSNIGAEAILPIIAATAASVSYGIATNYAKNAPQVAAFDNAHGSMWASAIIVLPLLAFFPVRQEPGMDIFTAVVLLGVVCTGIAYLLYFRLIADIGPSSALSVTFLIPVFGILWGHLFLGEAISLHTLIGSVLVIAGTMFVSGFSLRKTDRQKALVKGVS; encoded by the coding sequence ATGTCGGTTGCGAGTCTGATCAGGCTTATCACTTTGGCCGCTATTTGGGGAGGATCTTTTCTCTTTATGCGCATAGCGGCAAACCCGCTCGGCCCGGCTGTGCTTATTGAGGCGAGAGTTTTTTTTGCCGCGATAACCTTACTGGTTATTGCTTTATATCTGGGGAAAAAGCTCAGCTTTGTCGCCCACAGCAAGCACTTTTTCATCCTCGGCTTTTTTAACTCTGCCTTACCTTTTTTGCTCTTTGCCTATTCGGCCCAGGTATTAAATGTTTCTTCTTTGGCGGTATTAAATTCTACCGCTCCCATATGGGGGGCGATTATCGCTGCAATCCGGACTAAAACGGCGCTGACTAAAAAGGTAACCGTTGGCCTTGCCCTTGGCGTTGTTGGTGTCGCTATCCTGGTTGGCTTGGATGTTAGCAATATCGGCGCAGAGGCGATATTGCCGATCATTGCCGCGACTGCGGCTTCCGTGAGTTATGGTATAGCGACAAACTACGCCAAAAATGCCCCGCAAGTCGCGGCGTTTGATAATGCGCACGGCAGCATGTGGGCCTCGGCGATTATTGTACTGCCTTTGCTGGCTTTTTTTCCTGTCAGGCAGGAGCCGGGCATGGATATTTTCACTGCGGTTGTTTTGCTTGGCGTTGTCTGCACCGGGATTGCCTATTTATTGTATTTCCGCTTGATTGCCGATATAGGGCCTTCGTCGGCGTTGTCGGTAACGTTTTTAATTCCCGTTTTTGGCATTTTGTGGGGCCATCTCTTTTTAGGTGAAGCGATCAGTTTACACACGCTTATTGGTTCGGTTTTGGTTATTGCCGGTACTATGTTTGTCAGCGGATTTTCTTTGCGGAAAACGGACCGGCAAAAGGCGTTAGTTAAAGGTGTTAGTTAA
- a CDS encoding bifunctional helix-turn-helix domain-containing protein/methylated-DNA--[protein]-cysteine S-methyltransferase, which yields MNKVESHRHYLVVEQAIAFIHRHFAKQPTLSDIAEAVHMSEHHLQRVFSEWAGISPKRFLQFITKQAAIDALKNTSNLIEASQSLGLSGTGRLHDLLVTCEGMTPGEMKRAGEGVAIDYGVVSTPFGEAVLAWTGRGICYLQFVERAQQTRIDDLFQQWPHASFTLKAEAAGQLSEKIFASPLERGKIHLVLKGTNFQVKVWEALINSQASQQLSYSQLAQLAGSPGASRAVGTALASNTIGYLIPCHRVIKSNGELGNYRWGVDRKSAMLGWERAQTG from the coding sequence ATGAATAAAGTTGAATCTCATCGCCATTACCTGGTGGTTGAACAGGCTATCGCCTTTATTCACCGCCATTTTGCTAAGCAGCCAACGCTTAGCGATATTGCCGAAGCCGTGCATATGAGCGAACATCATTTGCAAAGGGTGTTTTCAGAATGGGCCGGAATATCGCCTAAGCGCTTCTTGCAATTTATTACCAAACAAGCGGCGATTGATGCTTTAAAAAATACCAGCAATTTAATTGAGGCCAGTCAGTCCCTGGGGTTGTCCGGCACCGGCAGGTTGCATGATCTTTTGGTGACCTGTGAAGGCATGACACCGGGTGAAATGAAGCGTGCAGGCGAAGGTGTTGCCATTGACTATGGTGTGGTCTCGACGCCTTTTGGCGAGGCGGTATTGGCCTGGACCGGGAGAGGGATCTGTTATTTGCAGTTTGTCGAAAGAGCACAGCAAACCAGGATTGATGACTTATTTCAGCAATGGCCCCATGCCAGTTTTACCTTAAAAGCTGAAGCCGCAGGGCAATTGAGCGAAAAGATATTTGCCTCGCCGCTAGAGCGCGGCAAGATTCACCTGGTGCTTAAAGGCACTAATTTCCAGGTTAAAGTATGGGAGGCGCTTATCAATAGCCAGGCTTCGCAACAGCTGTCCTACTCGCAGCTTGCACAATTGGCCGGCTCCCCCGGGGCTTCAAGGGCGGTAGGCACGGCGTTGGCAAGCAATACCATAGGATACCTGATACCTTGTCATCGGGTGATAAAAAGCAATGGCGAGCTTGGCAATTATCGCTGGGGGGTTGATCGTAAAAGCGCTATGCTTGGCTGGGAAAGGGCGCAAACAGGCTAG
- a CDS encoding alanine/glycine:cation symporter family protein — protein MKKRLSTISLLLPSIQAQAAELSIDQQIDQLLRPVAELFTGIIFYSLDIAGTQFPLIVLWLIAAAVAFTGYFGFINIRGFKHSCKVIKGDYSDPSDPGEVSHFQALATALSGTVGLGNIAGVAIAVSIGGPGATFWMIIAGFMGMSTKFLECSLGVKYRVITAKGEVHGGPMYYLKTGLAELGLKTQGKILASFFAVCCVVASLCGSNMLQSNQAYQQFVVAMGNTGFWTDKGWLFGAILAVIIGVVIIGGIKSIAKVTAKVVPLMAGLYLSAAIFILIYHYSEIPRAFGLIINGAFNPTGVVGGIIGVMIQGFKRSTFSSEAGVGAASIAHATASTKEPIREGYVALLEPFIDTIVICTITALVIVITGVYQTTDGLDGVALTSSAFASVIWWFPYVLSVAVLMFAISTMISWAYYGSIAWGYLVGDSKVLDLLYKLVFCLCTAIGASVSLEAVIAISDSMFFSMAIANIIGLYLLAPGIKQDLKAYQAKYTAKG, from the coding sequence ATGAAAAAACGACTCTCAACGATTTCACTCCTGCTGCCAAGCATACAGGCACAAGCGGCTGAGCTGTCTATTGACCAGCAGATAGACCAGCTACTGCGCCCGGTCGCAGAACTCTTTACCGGTATCATTTTTTACAGCCTAGATATCGCCGGCACACAATTCCCGTTAATCGTACTCTGGCTGATCGCCGCCGCCGTAGCTTTTACCGGCTACTTTGGTTTCATCAACATTCGCGGTTTTAAACATTCCTGCAAAGTGATCAAAGGAGACTATTCCGATCCCAGCGATCCCGGCGAAGTCAGCCATTTCCAGGCCCTGGCCACCGCCCTTTCCGGCACCGTAGGTTTGGGCAATATTGCCGGGGTCGCCATTGCCGTTTCCATCGGCGGGCCGGGCGCCACCTTCTGGATGATCATTGCCGGTTTTATGGGTATGTCCACCAAGTTCCTCGAATGCAGCCTGGGGGTAAAATACCGGGTGATCACCGCCAAAGGCGAAGTCCACGGCGGCCCTATGTATTACCTTAAAACCGGCCTGGCGGAGCTGGGCTTGAAAACCCAGGGCAAAATACTGGCGAGTTTTTTCGCCGTCTGCTGCGTGGTTGCTTCCCTGTGCGGCAGCAATATGCTGCAATCAAACCAGGCCTATCAGCAGTTTGTCGTGGCCATGGGCAACACCGGCTTCTGGACCGATAAAGGCTGGTTATTCGGCGCCATTCTCGCGGTGATTATCGGCGTAGTGATCATCGGCGGCATTAAAAGCATCGCCAAAGTCACAGCTAAAGTGGTGCCGCTGATGGCGGGGCTTTATTTGTCTGCCGCAATATTTATCCTTATTTACCATTACAGTGAAATTCCCCGCGCTTTTGGCTTGATCATCAACGGCGCCTTTAATCCTACCGGCGTGGTCGGCGGCATTATCGGCGTGATGATCCAGGGCTTTAAACGCTCGACCTTTTCCAGTGAAGCCGGGGTGGGTGCGGCCTCTATCGCCCATGCCACCGCTTCGACCAAAGAGCCGATCCGCGAAGGTTATGTCGCCCTGCTCGAACCCTTTATCGATACTATCGTCATTTGTACCATCACAGCGCTGGTGATTGTCATTACCGGCGTTTACCAGACCACAGACGGCCTGGACGGCGTCGCCCTGACCTCAAGCGCCTTTGCCAGCGTGATCTGGTGGTTCCCTTATGTGCTCAGCGTGGCGGTATTGATGTTTGCCATCTCCACCATGATTTCCTGGGCCTATTACGGCTCTATTGCCTGGGGTTACCTGGTGGGTGACTCTAAAGTGTTGGACCTGCTCTATAAGCTGGTCTTTTGCCTGTGTACCGCCATCGGCGCTTCGGTAAGCCTGGAGGCGGTGATCGCCATTTCCGATTCTATGTTTTTCTCCATGGCCATCGCCAACATTATCGGCCTCTACCTGCTCGCTCCCGGCATCAAACAGGACTTAAAAGCTTATCAGGCAAAATATACCGCGAAAGGCTAA
- a CDS encoding ethylbenzene dehydrogenase-related protein, whose amino-acid sequence MSVYKGNLFWVLLHLAAILVVFISLLTGLRIASVSRPDWQAISAVLPQGLLHPLHFTSGMLLMVLTLGYIGWRMLTREQRPKPFKNKILDFHRLVIRLGYLLFFSIILSGLLSYFSLAPALMVAVHYYCALAVICYLLLHGGGYFVHYGMTALKRILWPSWQLSPVSLGLLALTFLLAALGLRVSDKVSHALSVAKVPLSQLIHIDGKADEAVWQQAETVDLLTQGGANFDNGQTRIRVQAVENGVEAFFHISWDDPTKSLKHLPLLKTQTGWQVEQQGFYHFDETRYYEDKLAVMVSNQCQAGGAGTVHLGPKPLKDKPANWHGKGYHYSQDGAIRDLWHWKAVRTNNMILADDNFIGPPDKVRPGSRRYSGGYLQDGKESGAYVMNWAWYKPGQIIPKRLPKSPGLLTPYQQENTDNLSWVIPWFDYQPYQAEHDNYPVGTRMPSVMYRSNRFEGDRADVRAFARWHQGRWSLELARKLDTGSQYDVALKNGVCLWVSAFDQSQVAHTRHALPIQLAFSGG is encoded by the coding sequence ATGTCGGTTTACAAAGGGAATTTGTTCTGGGTATTGCTGCATCTGGCGGCGATACTGGTTGTTTTTATCAGCCTGCTAACCGGGCTTAGAATAGCCAGCGTCAGCCGTCCTGACTGGCAGGCGATATCTGCCGTTTTACCGCAAGGTTTACTGCATCCGCTGCACTTTACTTCGGGTATGCTGCTGATGGTGCTGACGCTCGGTTATATCGGCTGGCGTATGCTCACCCGGGAACAAAGGCCTAAGCCTTTTAAAAACAAGATTTTGGACTTTCATCGTCTGGTGATCCGCTTGGGTTACCTGCTTTTTTTCAGCATTATTTTAAGCGGCCTGCTTTCCTATTTTTCCCTGGCGCCAGCCTTGATGGTGGCTGTGCATTATTATTGTGCCCTGGCGGTTATCTGTTATTTGCTGTTGCATGGCGGTGGTTATTTTGTTCATTACGGGATGACGGCGTTAAAACGCATCTTGTGGCCGTCCTGGCAATTGTCACCGGTATCGCTGGGCCTGCTGGCGCTTACTTTTTTGCTGGCCGCTTTAGGCTTGCGGGTTAGCGATAAGGTCTCACATGCGTTATCTGTTGCCAAAGTGCCTTTGTCGCAGCTGATTCATATTGACGGCAAGGCGGATGAAGCCGTTTGGCAGCAGGCGGAAACCGTAGATCTGTTGACTCAGGGCGGCGCTAACTTCGATAACGGCCAGACCCGGATCAGGGTGCAGGCGGTGGAAAACGGCGTTGAAGCCTTTTTCCATATCAGCTGGGACGACCCCACCAAAAGCCTGAAGCACTTGCCTTTGCTGAAAACACAAACCGGCTGGCAGGTGGAGCAGCAGGGTTTTTATCATTTCGATGAAACCCGCTATTACGAAGACAAGCTGGCGGTGATGGTATCCAACCAGTGTCAGGCCGGCGGCGCGGGTACGGTACATTTGGGGCCTAAACCGCTAAAAGATAAACCCGCCAATTGGCATGGCAAGGGTTATCACTATAGCCAGGACGGCGCTATCCGGGATCTCTGGCACTGGAAGGCGGTGCGCACCAATAATATGATCTTGGCGGACGATAATTTTATCGGGCCGCCGGATAAAGTCAGGCCCGGCAGCCGCCGTTACAGCGGTGGTTATCTGCAAGACGGTAAAGAGTCCGGTGCTTATGTGATGAACTGGGCCTGGTATAAACCCGGGCAGATAATACCGAAACGTTTGCCTAAATCGCCCGGGCTGTTAACCCCCTACCAGCAGGAAAATACCGACAATTTAAGCTGGGTGATCCCCTGGTTTGACTACCAGCCTTATCAGGCCGAACATGATAATTATCCGGTGGGCACCCGTATGCCTTCGGTGATGTACCGCTCCAACCGTTTTGAAGGCGACCGGGCCGATGTCCGTGCTTTTGCCCGCTGGCATCAGGGGCGCTGGTCGCTGGAGCTGGCGCGTAAACTCGATACCGGCTCACAATATGATGTCGCCCTTAAAAACGGCGTCTGTCTGTGGGTTTCGGCTTTTGACCAGTCGCAAGTGGCCCATACCCGGCATGCGCTGCCTATTCAACTGGCATTTTCGGGGGGCTAA
- a CDS encoding LysR family transcriptional regulator, protein MRNRLFGRQACAIEGGRVNKLDLNLLKVLAVLLEELNVTAAAQRLNVTQSAVSKHLSRLRDMFADPLFERNAQGLKATPRAIELAPQLRQVIQQLEQLTRPQAFDPGQSQRRFHIHMPDMAYSLTFPFFMPDLLVQAPNVSLKTNTWNEHSMQQLLSREIDMGIACREWDSRSPVHIKDIPGELNHVELLRENSLCLLREDHPALQQNWDIDTFLKYRHIQVTIGGMNKWLLDDVLSIKKLDRDIAVHMPDFHSAMSLCEQSDLILCAPGRHATKLAASFKLRILPIPVAFDPGAYVLMWHKHFEHDLGHKWLRELIINNVVE, encoded by the coding sequence ATGCGAAATAGATTATTTGGCCGGCAAGCTTGCGCCATTGAGGGGGGGAGGGTGAATAAGTTAGATTTGAATTTATTGAAGGTGTTGGCGGTGCTGCTGGAAGAGTTAAATGTGACCGCCGCCGCCCAGCGCCTGAATGTCACCCAGTCGGCGGTGAGTAAGCACTTGTCCCGGCTCAGGGATATGTTTGCCGACCCCTTGTTTGAGCGCAATGCCCAGGGGCTAAAAGCCACTCCCAGGGCGATAGAGCTGGCGCCGCAATTACGCCAGGTGATCCAGCAGCTGGAACAGCTTACCCGGCCACAGGCCTTTGATCCGGGACAAAGCCAGCGCCGTTTTCATATCCATATGCCGGATATGGCCTATTCGCTCACTTTTCCGTTTTTTATGCCGGACTTGTTAGTGCAGGCGCCTAATGTCAGTTTAAAAACCAACACCTGGAATGAGCACAGTATGCAGCAGTTGCTCAGCCGTGAAATTGATATGGGCATTGCCTGTCGTGAATGGGACAGCCGCTCGCCTGTGCATATTAAAGATATTCCGGGAGAGCTTAATCATGTTGAGCTGCTGCGGGAAAACTCCCTGTGTCTGCTGCGCGAAGATCATCCGGCGTTACAGCAGAATTGGGATATAGATACCTTTTTAAAATATCGCCATATCCAGGTGACTATCGGCGGCATGAATAAGTGGTTGCTGGACGATGTGCTGAGCATTAAAAAGCTCGACCGCGACATTGCCGTTCATATGCCGGACTTTCACAGTGCCATGAGTTTATGTGAGCAAAGCGATTTGATTTTATGTGCGCCGGGGCGGCATGCCACGAAATTGGCGGCGAGCTTTAAATTGCGTATTTTACCTATTCCGGTGGCCTTTGATCCCGGGGCCTATGTGCTGATGTGGCACAAGCATTTTGAGCATGATCTCGGCCACAAGTGGCTGCGGGAGCTGATCATCAATAATGTTGTGGAATAG
- a CDS encoding Lrp/AsnC family transcriptional regulator — MSDLDNIDRQLISLLRADARASVSRLAKTIDVSRATVQNRINRLEKRGVITGYTALVSPGTNEQVSLIRALMNIELKGTSTKNIKQALMAEPSVCAIHTTNGRWDMIAELQTKSLEEFDQVLGRIRNINEVSASETSILLSSHRISSHEL; from the coding sequence ATGAGTGATTTGGACAATATCGACCGGCAGTTAATCAGTTTGCTGAGAGCAGATGCCAGAGCCTCGGTTTCCCGGCTGGCGAAAACCATAGATGTTTCCCGGGCCACGGTGCAAAACCGCATTAACCGCCTGGAAAAAAGAGGGGTGATCACTGGGTATACCGCACTGGTTTCGCCGGGAACCAACGAGCAGGTTTCCTTGATCCGCGCGCTGATGAATATTGAACTGAAAGGTACTTCCACTAAAAATATCAAACAGGCATTAATGGCTGAGCCGAGTGTGTGCGCGATCCATACCACCAACGGCCGCTGGGATATGATTGCCGAGCTGCAAACCAAATCACTGGAAGAATTTGATCAGGTGCTGGGGCGGATACGCAATATCAATGAAGTCTCTGCTTCGGAAACCAGCATTTTATTGTCGAGCCACAGGATAAGTTCGCATGAGTTGTAG
- a CDS encoding DNRLRE domain-containing protein, whose amino-acid sequence MKKGTLTGLILASGLLSLSSAQADTKHHRLMWDADPASNAVIGFSPDGSSQSPYVKFGYGTDESLWTRAPVSASFTFDNALTSHFVRLSGLNANSPVYYRVCDQNGCGDRLWFKTAPTDNSPYTVIAGGDTRTGWTNRRAGNELLAKIRPLFVMHGGDYTNANSASEMNQYLEDWQLSFSHDTIDGLPYKRIYPMVATHGNHEDDNYSTLCQVFGVDYNEDGQCNALDTYGAFNVSPLLRVYTLNSQFKNSGWSSYASAMNSWLSNDLSTQGSSATWRFAQYHKPMYPHYTGKSENTELFDWWAQDFYDHALNLVVESDTHINKLTKAIKPSGNGFSETTSGGTVYVGEGSWGAPARSANDPKSWTLDLASIQQFKVISVEGGQLTVRTAQFTSSAGTLTREQRAADALALPPSVDWWHANGIGEQLKLVQNSDRRSVIDSGATGNSMTLNASDDTFIAKSKADTNYNGSSDGLLADGLSSTYGEMQTLIKFDLSQLPACSTVTSASLKLNVFNSSSGSYNIYNGKNSWHENNATWNSVSGDGHQGTQLGSFTASSTGEKTISLGQAGLDAVNAWQQGNNNGLVIASGGTANGIDMNSKEMGSGPQLLLAYQQGSDCGGLSESDLAAEKGSWLHYSVDVPAGMSSLQVTIAGGSGDADLYVRKGSQPTSSDYDCRPWVDGNTESCSQDNPEAATWFISIYGYSDFSGLSLNARWQP is encoded by the coding sequence ATGAAAAAAGGAACGTTAACCGGCCTGATTTTAGCATCAGGCTTACTCTCTCTATCCAGCGCCCAGGCAGATACTAAGCACCACAGACTGATGTGGGACGCTGATCCTGCCAGCAATGCGGTGATCGGCTTTTCCCCGGACGGCTCCAGCCAGTCGCCTTATGTGAAATTCGGTTACGGCACAGATGAAAGTTTATGGACCCGTGCGCCAGTCAGCGCCAGTTTTACCTTTGATAACGCTCTGACCAGCCACTTTGTCCGCCTGAGCGGTCTTAATGCCAACAGTCCGGTGTATTACCGGGTATGCGACCAAAACGGCTGCGGCGATCGCCTCTGGTTTAAAACCGCGCCCACCGACAACAGCCCCTATACCGTGATTGCCGGCGGCGATACCCGTACCGGCTGGACCAACCGCCGTGCCGGCAACGAGTTGCTTGCCAAAATCCGCCCCTTGTTTGTGATGCACGGCGGCGACTACACCAATGCCAACAGCGCTTCCGAAATGAACCAATATCTGGAAGACTGGCAGCTGAGCTTTTCCCACGACACCATAGACGGCCTGCCTTATAAGCGTATCTATCCTATGGTGGCGACCCATGGTAACCATGAGGACGATAACTATTCGACCTTATGCCAGGTATTCGGCGTCGATTACAATGAAGACGGCCAATGTAATGCCCTGGACACCTATGGGGCCTTTAACGTCTCGCCTTTGCTTAGGGTCTACACCTTAAACAGCCAGTTTAAAAACAGCGGCTGGTCTTCTTATGCCAGCGCCATGAACAGCTGGTTAAGCAATGACTTAAGCACTCAGGGCAGCAGTGCTACCTGGCGTTTTGCCCAATACCATAAACCTATGTACCCGCATTACACCGGCAAGTCGGAGAATACCGAGTTATTTGACTGGTGGGCGCAGGACTTCTATGACCATGCCCTTAACCTGGTGGTTGAGTCCGATACCCATATTAATAAGCTGACCAAGGCCATCAAGCCAAGCGGCAACGGTTTTAGCGAAACGACCTCAGGCGGCACGGTTTATGTCGGCGAGGGCAGCTGGGGCGCACCGGCGCGCTCTGCCAATGATCCCAAATCCTGGACCCTGGACTTGGCCAGCATTCAGCAATTTAAAGTGATTTCCGTTGAAGGCGGGCAGCTGACGGTGCGTACCGCCCAGTTTACCAGTTCTGCCGGTACATTAACCCGAGAACAAAGGGCGGCGGATGCCCTGGCCCTGCCGCCAAGTGTCGACTGGTGGCACGCCAACGGGATCGGCGAGCAGTTGAAGCTGGTACAAAACAGCGACCGGCGCAGCGTGATTGACAGCGGCGCCACCGGCAACAGCATGACTTTGAATGCATCGGACGATACCTTTATTGCCAAGAGTAAAGCCGACACTAACTACAACGGCAGCAGCGACGGCCTGCTGGCGGATGGCCTGAGCAGCACTTATGGCGAAATGCAAACCCTGATCAAGTTTGACCTCAGTCAGTTGCCTGCCTGCAGTACGGTGACCAGCGCCAGCCTTAAGCTTAACGTCTTTAATTCTTCCTCCGGCAGTTACAATATCTACAATGGCAAAAACAGCTGGCATGAAAATAACGCCACCTGGAATTCGGTCTCGGGTGACGGCCATCAAGGCACGCAACTGGGCAGTTTTACCGCTTCCTCGACCGGAGAGAAAACCATTTCCCTGGGACAGGCAGGGCTGGATGCTGTCAATGCCTGGCAGCAAGGCAATAACAACGGCCTGGTTATCGCCTCGGGCGGTACTGCAAACGGTATCGATATGAATTCAAAAGAAATGGGCTCAGGCCCGCAGCTGCTGTTAGCGTATCAGCAGGGCAGCGATTGCGGCGGTTTGAGCGAGTCTGATTTGGCTGCAGAAAAAGGGAGCTGGTTGCATTACAGTGTTGATGTGCCTGCCGGTATGAGTTCACTGCAAGTTACTATTGCCGGCGGCAGCGGCGATGCCGATCTCTATGTGCGCAAAGGCAGTCAACCGACCTCGTCTGATTATGACTGTCGCCCCTGGGTGGACGGTAATACCGAGAGTTGCAGCCAAGATAACCCGGAGGCAGCTACTTGGTTTATCAGTATATATGGTTACAGTGATTTTTCCGGGCTGAGCTTGAATGCCCGGTGGCAGCCATAA